One segment of Fibrobacter sp. DNA contains the following:
- a CDS encoding zinc-ribbon domain-containing protein, with translation MEQIKPYGSSPWKEKLYQTIFQTNTRAGKLFNAVLLLFIIISVTIVALESVYSVRIKYHNYFITAEWIFTILFTAEYILRLLCLIRPMKYAFSLFGIIDFIAIIPTYLTLIFSGQTFLVVRILRLLRIFRILKLPEYTYEATVLFEALKASSRKILVFLFSISVLVVIIGTLIYVVEGPENGYTDIPTSMYWVIVTITTVGFGDIAPRTPFGKFLASVTMLLGYGIIAVPTGIVSVEIARAPGKQKPARTCPSCGKNNHEADAVFCRYCGSKL, from the coding sequence ATGGAACAGATAAAACCATACGGATCCTCACCTTGGAAAGAAAAACTCTATCAGACCATCTTTCAGACAAATACCAGGGCAGGCAAACTCTTTAATGCCGTACTGCTTCTGTTCATTATCATCAGTGTAACTATCGTAGCCCTGGAAAGCGTTTATAGTGTCAGAATCAAATACCATAATTACTTCATTACCGCAGAATGGATATTTACGATTCTGTTTACGGCCGAGTATATTTTACGCCTGTTATGCCTGATCAGACCCATGAAATACGCCTTTAGCCTCTTTGGTATAATAGATTTTATCGCAATTATCCCTACCTATCTTACACTCATTTTTTCCGGACAGACTTTTCTTGTAGTCCGGATATTGAGACTTCTGAGGATCTTCAGGATTCTCAAACTTCCTGAATACACATACGAAGCCACGGTCCTTTTCGAGGCTCTGAAAGCCAGTTCGCGTAAAATTCTTGTTTTTCTTTTCTCGATTTCAGTTCTGGTGGTTATAATAGGTACTCTGATCTATGTTGTTGAAGGTCCTGAAAATGGATACACCGATATTCCAACCAGCATGTACTGGGTTATAGTAACCATTACAACTGTAGGATTCGGAGATATTGCCCCAAGAACCCCATTCGGAAAATTTTTAGCATCAGTTACAATGCTTCTGGGTTATGGAATAATCGCTGTACCTACAGGGATAGTCAGTGTAGAGATTGCCAGAGCTCCGGGTAAACAAAAACCCGCCCGAACCTGTCCATCATGCGGAAAAAACAACCATGAAGCAGACGCGGTTTTCTGCCGATACTGCGGAAGTAAATTATAA
- the hisD gene encoding histidinol dehydrogenase, with protein MAAEKKIPILNYPAPAGKKLLHRIKTSQQKRDNQISSKVESIIDEVRKRGDKALIEFTRTFDRIPFSASKLRLSEKELQSRAKLAAPELRKAIEEAAKRIEVYHRKQLRQGFSIKTAEGCLTQLIRPLSRVGVYIPGGHTVYPSSVLMNVIPARVAGVKEIVAVTPPRDDLDPGVAYALQLLDVKEIYRVGGAQAIAALAYGTKTIRPVDKITGPGNAWVATAKRLVYGTVDIDSIAGPSEVAILADRSANPEWVALDLLSQAEHGSGDEIAVCVCESKVLASRIASALTKEITSSPVRDTFLSLSEEAISIFVTPSRKESIALINEIAPEHLQIMTKDSRKDLQKITNAAAIFLGSYTPVALGDYFVGTNHVLPTGGAARFSSPLGVDSFLKSMSVAEITPEGLASAAKHVSVFARSEKFIHHALSVERRTGKK; from the coding sequence ATGGCTGCAGAAAAAAAAATTCCCATTCTCAATTACCCTGCTCCCGCAGGAAAAAAACTCCTGCACAGAATAAAAACCTCACAGCAGAAACGTGACAATCAGATTTCATCCAAAGTAGAAAGTATTATCGATGAGGTAAGAAAAAGGGGTGATAAGGCTCTTATTGAGTTCACCCGTACTTTCGACCGGATACCTTTTTCAGCCTCAAAACTGCGCTTGTCGGAAAAAGAGTTGCAATCGAGGGCAAAACTTGCTGCACCTGAACTCAGGAAAGCCATTGAGGAGGCCGCAAAGCGGATCGAGGTTTACCATCGCAAGCAATTACGCCAGGGGTTCAGTATAAAAACAGCAGAGGGGTGTCTCACTCAGCTTATCCGTCCTCTTTCCAGAGTAGGAGTCTATATACCGGGAGGACACACCGTTTACCCATCAAGCGTACTGATGAATGTGATTCCTGCACGGGTAGCAGGTGTAAAGGAGATCGTGGCAGTTACTCCCCCGCGTGATGATCTCGATCCGGGAGTTGCATACGCTCTGCAGCTCCTTGATGTAAAAGAAATCTACAGGGTTGGAGGGGCTCAGGCGATTGCTGCCCTTGCATACGGGACAAAAACTATCAGACCTGTTGACAAAATTACCGGGCCGGGAAATGCCTGGGTTGCCACTGCTAAAAGACTGGTTTATGGGACGGTAGATATTGATTCCATTGCCGGACCAAGCGAGGTTGCAATTCTGGCAGACAGGTCCGCAAACCCGGAATGGGTAGCCCTTGATCTTCTTTCACAGGCGGAGCATGGGTCCGGAGATGAGATCGCTGTCTGTGTTTGTGAAAGCAAGGTACTGGCCTCCAGGATTGCTTCTGCTTTGACAAAGGAAATCACATCTTCACCAGTGAGAGATACCTTTCTATCTCTTTCTGAAGAAGCCATCTCCATATTCGTTACCCCATCCCGCAAGGAAAGTATTGCCCTGATAAATGAAATCGCTCCGGAGCATCTTCAGATAATGACAAAAGACAGCAGAAAAGATCTTCAGAAAATCACCAATGCTGCTGCGATTTTTCTTGGTTCCTATACTCCTGTTGCCCTTGGGGATTACTTTGTAGGAACAAACCACGTCCTGCCCACTGGCGGGGCTGCCCGTTTCTCGTCACCGCTTGGAGTCGACAGCTTTCTTAAAAGTATGTCTGTCGCTGAAATCACGCCTGAAGGGCTTGCTTCTGCAGCAAAGCATGTTTCTGTTTTTGCCCGGTCTGAGAAATTCATTCATCATGCCCTGAGTGTTGAGAGAAGGACCGGGAAAAAGTAG
- a CDS encoding Nif3-like dinuclear metal center hexameric protein, protein MAQRKKPLVKPGVKRDSIVTFLDDFLNTASIKDYSCNGIQVQGASQIKKLALAVDASMEAYRRTAELGCEMLLVHHGIIWDGLKSISGLPYEHIKFLLDNDINLYASHLPLDLHPVVGNNAQLAKMIGLSGLKPFGLYKGLMIGFEGTVKKPISLDNLVHLLCEKLGGECTVLPFGRKEIKRIAVVSGGAAEELEEAIGKEVDCYITGEPSHINYHPALEAKINVIYAGHYYTEKPGVQALGKAITDRFGIETVFVDIPTTI, encoded by the coding sequence ATGGCACAACGTAAAAAGCCTCTCGTAAAGCCAGGTGTAAAAAGAGACAGTATTGTTACTTTCCTTGATGATTTCCTTAATACAGCTTCCATCAAAGATTATTCCTGCAATGGGATTCAGGTTCAGGGCGCTTCACAGATAAAGAAACTCGCTCTGGCCGTAGATGCATCCATGGAAGCATATCGCAGGACAGCCGAACTGGGTTGTGAGATGCTTCTGGTCCACCACGGGATTATCTGGGATGGGCTCAAAAGTATCAGCGGCCTCCCCTATGAACATATCAAATTCCTTCTGGACAACGACATCAATCTCTATGCCTCTCATCTCCCCCTCGATCTTCATCCGGTTGTGGGTAATAATGCCCAACTTGCGAAAATGATAGGCTTGTCGGGGCTTAAACCCTTTGGTCTTTACAAAGGACTCATGATCGGTTTTGAGGGGACAGTAAAAAAGCCAATTTCACTTGACAACTTAGTCCATCTTCTGTGTGAAAAACTGGGCGGAGAGTGCACTGTCCTTCCATTTGGCAGGAAGGAGATAAAAAGAATCGCTGTAGTATCAGGAGGAGCGGCTGAAGAGCTTGAGGAGGCCATAGGTAAAGAAGTAGACTGCTACATTACCGGCGAACCATCACATATTAATTATCACCCGGCTCTGGAAGCGAAAATCAATGTTATCTATGCCGGACATTACTACACTGAAAAGCCGGGTGTTCAGGCCCTTGGGAAAGCTATAACCGATCGATTCGGTATTGAGACGGTTTTTGTGGATATTCCAACAACTATCTAA